One genomic window of Deinococcus deserti VCD115 includes the following:
- a CDS encoding bifunctional metallophosphatase/5'-nucleotidase produces MLAALALGSASAAPLTVTVLHTDDLHGHLDPVKVGENMYGGYSRQATLLKQFTSADPNPLVLSGGDTFQGTLFYNVYKGLADVLFMNYMGYQAMAVGNHEFDDGPAALARFAQKATFPLLASNIDVSTEPLLKDLIKPYAVLTVGGQKVGVIGAVTPDLPLISSPGPNVKMLELMTSLRNSAEALKAQGINKIFLVSHLGYTLEQQVAATVPGIDVIVGGHSHTLLGTFNNKDFPKSEGPYPTVVPNPDGNRTLIVAAWEWGKVLGRIKVNFNDGGAVDSWEGNPVPVTSDIAEDPTARKMIQTLSVPIANLRQQVVGQTTTGLNGAREVVRKRESTMGNLLADAALEATRKAGAVIGFQNGGGVRASIDKGPITFEEAITVQPFGNTISVLDLTGAQIRAALEHGVATWSENKGQFLHVSKGMSYTFDLARPAGSRVTSVTLNGQPLSDTQVYKVAMNNFTAGGGDGFTMFAGARRLDTGTLDVDVLVNYLKANSPADARNEGRIVILNEPK; encoded by the coding sequence ATGCTCGCGGCGCTGGCCCTGGGCAGCGCCTCTGCCGCTCCATTGACCGTTACCGTTCTGCACACCGACGACCTTCACGGCCATCTCGACCCGGTCAAGGTCGGCGAGAACATGTACGGCGGCTATTCCCGTCAGGCCACGCTGCTCAAGCAGTTCACTTCGGCTGACCCCAACCCCCTGGTGCTCTCCGGCGGCGACACCTTCCAGGGAACCCTGTTCTACAACGTCTACAAGGGCCTGGCCGATGTGCTGTTTATGAACTACATGGGCTATCAGGCCATGGCCGTCGGCAACCACGAGTTCGACGATGGTCCGGCGGCGCTGGCCCGGTTTGCCCAGAAAGCGACCTTCCCGCTGTTGGCCAGCAACATCGACGTGAGCACTGAACCATTGCTCAAGGACCTGATCAAGCCCTACGCCGTGCTGACCGTGGGTGGTCAGAAGGTCGGCGTGATCGGGGCCGTGACCCCTGACCTGCCGCTGATCAGCAGCCCCGGCCCCAACGTCAAGATGCTCGAGCTGATGACCAGCCTGCGGAACAGCGCCGAGGCGCTTAAGGCCCAGGGCATCAACAAGATTTTCCTGGTGTCGCACCTGGGCTACACCCTCGAGCAGCAGGTGGCCGCCACCGTGCCGGGCATTGACGTGATTGTCGGCGGGCACTCACACACCCTGCTGGGCACCTTCAACAACAAGGACTTCCCCAAGTCTGAAGGCCCCTATCCGACCGTGGTGCCCAACCCGGACGGCAACCGCACCCTGATTGTCGCGGCCTGGGAATGGGGCAAGGTCCTGGGACGCATCAAGGTCAACTTCAATGACGGCGGTGCAGTCGACAGTTGGGAAGGCAACCCCGTGCCGGTGACGTCCGATATTGCCGAAGACCCCACAGCCCGCAAAATGATCCAGACCCTCAGTGTGCCGATCGCCAACCTGCGCCAGCAGGTCGTGGGCCAGACCACCACCGGCCTGAACGGCGCCCGCGAGGTCGTGCGCAAGCGCGAGAGCACCATGGGCAACCTGCTGGCCGACGCCGCGCTGGAAGCCACCCGCAAGGCCGGGGCCGTGATCGGGTTCCAGAACGGGGGAGGCGTGCGCGCCAGCATCGACAAAGGTCCCATCACCTTCGAGGAAGCCATCACGGTGCAGCCTTTCGGCAACACCATCAGTGTGCTCGACCTGACCGGGGCACAGATCCGCGCCGCCCTGGAGCACGGCGTGGCCACCTGGAGCGAGAACAAGGGCCAGTTCCTGCACGTGTCCAAGGGCATGAGCTACACATTCGACCTGGCGCGGCCTGCCGGCAGCCGGGTGACCAGCGTGACCCTCAACGGACAGCCGCTCTCGGACACGCAGGTGTACAAGGTGGCCATGAATAACTTCACCGCGGGCGGTGGAGACGGCTTTACTATGTTCGCGGGTGCCCGGCGCCTGGACACCGGCACCCTGGACGTGGACGTGCTGGTCAATTACCTGAAGGCCAACAGCCCGGCTGACGCCCGGAACGAAGGCCGGATCGTGATCCTGAACGAGCCCAAGTAA
- a CDS encoding PhoX family protein — protein MTEQPVETSIWHRLLSKQITRRSALGTVAGAAAAVSLPVAFSDAQASANNGAPVTTDPQKVQPRAFPPFTPIDPTGADALTLPRGYRYQVLAPWGETFTPDGRTIGFNHDYVGYFPIDMLQGGKSSTEALLTINHEYANPMFVGGDTKARTPKQIQAEMQDVGVSVVRVRREGREWKMVMDPRNRRIDAFTPIELTGPVRGSAVVKGATMVKGSVGNCSGGQTPWGTLLTCEENVDGYQKSWEGSGYEAIHQGWVTEIDPFDPAWTPKKRTGMGRFRHENAAVTLARDGRVVAYMGDDMQDSCIYKFVSRNRYNPADRNASRELLADGDLYVANFGNGSWVLLDYARNSKLREAKAGDKPLFTSQAEVLADARAAALAVGGTPVDRPEDIEVHPRTGDIYAALTNNSRHGNFFGQIIRWSEKEGDPAATSFLWEVFAYGGPQSGFASPDNLVFDPYGNLWMVTDNSDLGTNPIKAFHGNNAMFFFPTEGPNAGKAYRFAVGPVDAELTGPVFSPDGRTLFLAVQHPGEDSESLDKLTSTFAAREGTRIPRPTLVAIEGFPGWRGQA, from the coding sequence ATGACGGAACAACCGGTCGAAACAAGTATCTGGCACCGCCTGCTGTCCAAGCAGATCACCCGCCGCAGCGCCCTGGGCACTGTTGCCGGCGCCGCCGCTGCAGTCAGCCTGCCGGTGGCGTTCAGCGACGCGCAGGCGTCTGCCAACAATGGCGCGCCGGTGACGACGGATCCTCAGAAGGTGCAGCCCAGAGCCTTCCCGCCCTTCACGCCGATCGATCCCACGGGCGCCGATGCCTTGACGCTGCCACGCGGCTACCGCTATCAGGTCCTGGCCCCCTGGGGAGAGACCTTCACGCCAGACGGCCGGACCATCGGCTTTAACCATGATTACGTGGGGTATTTCCCCATCGACATGCTTCAGGGCGGAAAGAGCAGCACCGAAGCCCTGCTGACCATCAACCACGAGTACGCCAACCCCATGTTTGTGGGTGGAGACACCAAAGCACGCACCCCGAAGCAGATCCAGGCCGAGATGCAGGACGTCGGTGTTAGCGTGGTCCGGGTGCGCCGGGAAGGCCGCGAGTGGAAGATGGTCATGGACCCGCGCAACCGCCGTATCGATGCATTCACTCCCATCGAACTGACGGGACCGGTACGCGGCTCGGCCGTCGTGAAGGGAGCCACGATGGTGAAAGGCAGCGTGGGCAACTGCTCGGGCGGACAGACGCCCTGGGGCACCCTGCTGACCTGCGAGGAGAACGTTGACGGCTATCAGAAGTCCTGGGAGGGCAGCGGCTACGAGGCCATCCATCAGGGCTGGGTCACAGAAATCGATCCGTTCGACCCGGCCTGGACCCCCAAGAAGCGCACCGGCATGGGCCGTTTCCGCCACGAGAACGCGGCCGTTACCCTGGCCCGTGACGGCCGCGTGGTTGCCTACATGGGCGACGATATGCAGGATTCATGCATCTATAAATTCGTCAGCCGCAACCGGTACAACCCGGCCGACCGGAACGCCAGCCGTGAGCTGCTGGCGGACGGCGACCTGTATGTGGCCAACTTCGGCAACGGCAGCTGGGTGCTGCTCGACTATGCCCGCAACTCGAAGCTGAGAGAGGCCAAAGCAGGCGACAAGCCCCTGTTCACCTCGCAGGCCGAGGTGCTGGCCGACGCCCGGGCTGCGGCGCTGGCAGTGGGTGGCACTCCGGTCGACCGCCCGGAAGACATTGAAGTCCATCCCCGCACCGGCGACATTTATGCCGCCCTGACCAACAACAGCCGCCACGGCAACTTCTTCGGCCAGATCATCCGCTGGAGCGAAAAGGAAGGTGACCCGGCAGCCACCAGTTTCCTGTGGGAGGTCTTCGCCTACGGTGGGCCACAGAGCGGCTTTGCCAGCCCCGACAACCTGGTGTTTGACCCTTACGGCAACCTCTGGATGGTCACCGACAACAGCGACCTCGGAACCAATCCGATCAAGGCCTTTCACGGCAACAACGCCATGTTCTTTTTTCCCACCGAGGGGCCTAATGCCGGCAAGGCCTACCGCTTCGCCGTCGGGCCGGTGGACGCTGAGCTGACTGGCCCGGTGTTCAGCCCGGACGGCAGGACGCTGTTTCTGGCAGTGCAGCACCCGGGCGAGGACAGCGAGAGCCTGGACAAGCTCACCAGCACCTTTGCCGCCAGGGAAGGGACCCGTATTCCTCGCCCCACGCTGGTGGCTATTGAGGGCTTCCCCGGCTGGAGGGGCCAGGCATGA
- a CDS encoding sensor histidine kinase: MTLRLRLSLWYGTLCALTLMAVGLVGYTTSVTEQFLALDRILVVSAQLVESGMRTYGRSYAFETDTSVPTKGGTVMVLRSYAPTGELMYRSPSDPGLPESRPQRPLSAPAPPAYLDLLPLPLTSAHVPPSPNGAFGTMMVDGQRWRRYVVRVDSPRNITIGYVEALTPLGRLDQGARALARLLIQLVVLSVLAVLLIGWWVAGSALRPVDRLTRAARAIAQSRDLGRRVKTGGTRDELGRLAITFNGMLDSLETAWKSQQRFVGDASHELRAPLTVMRGNLELLRRHPHLDPAEREEMLGDIERETSRLSRLVEDLLLLARSDAGVQLACRPVSLRAAALEALRDARLLAPGLNLDLRAEDRPYMVSGDHDRLKQLLLILLDNASKYTPEGSTVTVCLGEEGNDVLLTVKDQGSGIPPEAQAHIFERFYRADPARQREPGGAGLGLSIAQWIAAQLRGSLEVQSTGPDGTTFCLRLPAADLPEE, translated from the coding sequence GTGACACTGCGGCTGCGGCTGAGCCTGTGGTACGGCACGCTGTGTGCCCTGACCCTGATGGCGGTGGGGCTGGTCGGCTACACCACCTCAGTGACCGAGCAGTTTCTGGCGCTCGACCGCATTCTGGTGGTCAGTGCCCAGCTGGTGGAGTCCGGCATGCGCACTTACGGCCGGTCCTACGCGTTTGAAACCGACACCAGCGTGCCGACCAAGGGCGGTACGGTCATGGTGCTGCGCAGCTACGCCCCCACAGGTGAACTGATGTACCGCTCACCCAGTGACCCCGGGCTGCCCGAGAGCCGGCCCCAGCGCCCGCTCTCTGCCCCGGCGCCGCCCGCATACCTCGACCTGCTGCCCCTGCCGCTCACGAGCGCCCACGTCCCGCCCAGTCCCAACGGCGCTTTCGGCACCATGATGGTCGATGGCCAGCGCTGGCGACGCTACGTGGTGCGCGTGGACTCCCCCCGCAACATCACCATCGGCTATGTGGAGGCGCTGACACCGCTGGGCCGGCTGGATCAGGGCGCACGTGCGCTCGCCCGGCTGCTGATCCAGCTGGTGGTGCTCTCGGTGCTGGCCGTGCTGCTCATCGGCTGGTGGGTCGCCGGTTCGGCGCTGCGCCCGGTGGACCGCCTGACCCGGGCGGCGCGCGCCATCGCCCAGAGCCGTGACCTCGGACGCCGGGTCAAGACTGGCGGCACCCGCGATGAGCTGGGCCGGCTGGCCATCACGTTCAACGGCATGCTCGACAGCCTGGAAACCGCCTGGAAATCCCAGCAGCGCTTCGTCGGAGACGCTTCCCATGAGCTGCGCGCGCCGCTGACGGTGATGCGCGGCAACCTGGAGCTGCTGCGCCGTCACCCGCACCTGGACCCCGCCGAGCGCGAGGAGATGCTGGGCGACATTGAACGGGAAACGTCGCGCCTGAGCCGCCTGGTCGAGGACCTGCTGCTGCTGGCCCGCAGCGACGCCGGCGTGCAGCTGGCCTGCCGCCCGGTCTCTCTACGGGCGGCAGCACTGGAAGCCCTGCGGGACGCGCGCCTGCTGGCCCCAGGACTGAATCTGGACCTGCGCGCGGAGGACCGGCCCTACATGGTGTCGGGTGACCATGACCGACTGAAACAGCTGCTCCTGATCCTGCTGGACAATGCCTCCAAGTACACCCCCGAAGGCAGCACCGTCACGGTCTGTCTTGGCGAGGAGGGCAACGATGTCCTGCTGACGGTCAAGGACCAGGGCAGCGGCATTCCGCCCGAGGCACAGGCCCACATTTTCGAGCGCTTCTACCGCGCTGACCCGGCCCGGCAGCGTGAGCCCGGCGGCGCGGGGTTGGGCCTGTCCATCGCCCAGTGGATCGCGGCCCAGCTGCGCGGCAGCCTGGAGGTTCAGAGCACCGGCCCCGACGGCACCACCTTCTGCCTGAGGTTGCCGGCAGCGGATCTTCCTGAGGAGTAG
- a CDS encoding serine hydrolase domain-containing protein — protein sequence MQIPQRTAEVLTHAVAQGLPGAALGVVDSEGRRDTLVLGHAQTVPEPVRLDQEMWWDLASLTKPLFTARQVLRATGEGRLDLDDPLQSHLPDLAWMQGSALNTRTLRQLMTHTAGLPAWAPMYTWGDTGTIRARLLQESWQIDEPGEVRYSDLGYLLLGRVLERVYEQPLRDFGLPDGLTFTPVPERSVATERCAWRERVLRGETHDENAAAHGGVAGHAGLFGTLGGVLAQAEALLRGTWLSPAAQAAAIRSHAPGRTLVFVQAQPGWSGGSLTSPGAFGHTGFTGTGLWVDPEHRLAWVLLTNRVHPSRHAGTDIQALRRMVGNTLLGGLTSSY from the coding sequence ATGCAGATTCCGCAGCGCACTGCCGAAGTGCTGACCCATGCTGTCGCTCAGGGCCTGCCTGGGGCCGCCCTGGGCGTGGTCGACTCCGAGGGACGGCGAGACACGCTGGTTCTCGGACACGCCCAGACAGTTCCCGAGCCGGTCAGGCTGGATCAGGAGATGTGGTGGGATCTGGCCAGTCTGACCAAGCCGCTGTTCACGGCCCGACAGGTATTGCGCGCCACCGGCGAGGGGCGGCTGGACCTGGATGACCCGCTGCAGTCACACCTGCCGGATCTTGCCTGGATGCAGGGCAGTGCGCTCAACACCCGCACGCTGCGGCAGCTGATGACCCACACCGCGGGCCTCCCGGCCTGGGCCCCGATGTATACCTGGGGCGACACCGGAACCATCCGCGCCCGGCTGCTGCAGGAATCCTGGCAGATCGACGAACCCGGCGAGGTCCGGTATTCGGACCTGGGCTACCTGCTGCTGGGCCGGGTCCTGGAGCGCGTGTACGAACAGCCTCTGCGCGACTTCGGCCTTCCGGATGGCCTGACCTTCACGCCGGTCCCTGAGCGCAGCGTGGCCACCGAACGCTGTGCGTGGCGCGAGCGCGTCCTGCGCGGCGAAACCCATGACGAGAACGCTGCGGCGCATGGCGGCGTCGCTGGACACGCCGGGCTGTTCGGCACTCTTGGTGGAGTGCTGGCGCAGGCAGAAGCCCTGCTGCGTGGAACCTGGCTGAGCCCGGCGGCTCAGGCCGCCGCCATACGGTCCCACGCCCCAGGCCGCACTCTGGTATTCGTCCAGGCCCAGCCCGGCTGGAGCGGAGGCAGCCTGACCTCGCCCGGGGCCTTCGGTCATACAGGGTTTACCGGCACGGGTCTGTGGGTGGACCCCGAGCACCGGCTGGCCTGGGTGCTGCTCACCAACCGGGTGCATCCCAGCCGGCACGCGGGAACGGACATCCAGGCGCTGCGCCGCATGGTCGGAAATACCCTGCTGGGAGGCCTGACCTCATCCTATTGA
- a CDS encoding diguanylate cyclase domain-containing protein, translating into MIPEELRVLIVDDDESDAFLTEELLLEIETWSCRVDWVSSAHEAETHFRAQMHDVYLIDYRLGAKSGLDVLDLLRASGCSAPAILLSGVDNHGVDIAGMRLGAADYLVKSGLSAVVLERALRYALERSRLLREVHQARQEAETLFTLSVTLERSNRVEDVMREACALLGSAVGVDALLLWQVRDDHAFLLRLHGEVGTDFLEYRQRGVPRSPAFIWQAVDEHQPLYVEHAAASPLVLPLYKKAGVRSLAHLPVEVNGKVYVLSSLRLGREHWTVDERRMLEAGARSIGVALERRENLELLATAASTDVLTGLGNRRAFDQAFDVALNSASRHGVEVSVVSFDLDGLKAVNDHEGHARGDDFLRAFAQTMREGLRREDQLYRVGGDEFAAILNHTGAAGSGAVLRRVRRAVDALREAGFPQADVSAGIASYPAEAQTPGDLLRLSDERMYRQKDAHRIQQAKRS; encoded by the coding sequence ATGATTCCCGAAGAGTTGCGTGTCCTGATCGTGGATGACGACGAGAGCGACGCCTTTCTGACGGAGGAGTTACTGCTGGAGATTGAAACCTGGTCGTGCCGGGTGGACTGGGTCAGCAGCGCGCACGAGGCGGAGACGCACTTCCGGGCTCAGATGCACGACGTGTACCTGATCGACTACCGCCTGGGAGCCAAGAGCGGGCTCGATGTGCTGGACCTGCTCAGGGCCTCCGGGTGTTCTGCCCCAGCCATTCTGCTCTCAGGGGTCGACAACCATGGGGTCGATATAGCCGGCATGCGTCTGGGCGCGGCCGACTACCTCGTGAAAAGCGGACTGAGTGCGGTGGTGCTCGAACGCGCGTTGCGTTACGCCCTGGAGCGCTCTCGCCTGCTGCGGGAGGTGCACCAGGCGCGTCAGGAAGCCGAGACGCTGTTCACACTTTCGGTAACCCTCGAGCGGTCCAACCGGGTTGAGGATGTGATGCGCGAGGCCTGCGCCCTGCTGGGCAGCGCGGTGGGGGTCGACGCCCTGCTGCTGTGGCAGGTGCGGGACGATCATGCTTTTCTGCTGCGCCTTCACGGCGAGGTGGGCACCGATTTTCTGGAGTACCGGCAGCGGGGCGTTCCCCGCTCCCCGGCCTTTATCTGGCAGGCGGTTGATGAGCACCAGCCGCTGTACGTTGAGCACGCTGCGGCCAGCCCGCTGGTCCTGCCGCTGTACAAGAAGGCCGGAGTCAGGAGTCTGGCGCATCTCCCTGTGGAAGTGAACGGCAAGGTATATGTGCTGTCCTCCCTGCGTCTGGGCAGGGAGCACTGGACCGTCGACGAGCGCCGGATGCTGGAAGCCGGAGCCCGGAGCATTGGCGTGGCCCTGGAGCGAAGGGAAAACCTGGAATTGCTGGCCACCGCTGCGTCGACGGATGTACTCACCGGGCTGGGAAACCGCCGGGCGTTTGATCAGGCGTTCGATGTGGCTCTGAACAGCGCGTCGAGGCATGGCGTCGAGGTCAGCGTGGTGTCGTTTGATCTGGACGGTCTCAAGGCGGTCAATGACCACGAAGGCCACGCCAGGGGAGATGACTTTCTGCGGGCATTTGCGCAGACGATGCGTGAAGGGCTCAGGCGCGAGGACCAGCTCTACCGCGTGGGGGGCGACGAGTTTGCGGCCATCTTGAATCACACGGGCGCAGCCGGGTCCGGGGCGGTTCTGCGCCGGGTGCGCAGGGCCGTCGACGCCCTGCGGGAGGCGGGCTTTCCGCAGGCGGACGTGAGTGCGGGCATTGCCTCGTACCCTGCGGAAGCCCAGACGCCAGGTGACCTGCTGCGCCTGAGTGACGAGCGGATGTACCGCCAGAAGGATGCCCACCGGATCCAGCAAGCCAAACGTTCGTGA